Genomic window (Oncorhynchus mykiss isolate Arlee chromosome 21, USDA_OmykA_1.1, whole genome shotgun sequence):
ctaaattgccataaatgtttaatgctttttgacttgtccccaaatgaatataattggttcagagtttgttttgatattttaacctgcgtgtcttgATCACGTTTGGGGGCACAACATCAATTTTGGCACGATGGCGCACACGTGCGGCCAGTTTGGGTATGGTGTAACCCttgctactaaccctaacccttaacatcattctaaccctaattctaaccttaaccctaaaccccctagaaatagcatttgacctcgtgggaactaacaaaatgtccccagttgttCAAGTTTACtaatagttaaacacgtccacacacacgcacacacgcacacacacgcgcacacacacacgcgcacacacacacgcgcacacacacacgcgcacacacacacacacacacacacgcacacacacacacgcacacacacacacatgtagatGAATTAGTACATCTAACATCGAGTAGCCCTTATAATTCACAAGGCCATGGCCTGTGATTATTGGTATTTAATCCCATTCCGGAGTAACAACAGAAACATGGACTGAAATAACCTCTAAAATCTCCACGATATGACACTCTTTCAATCACTCTACAGCCTTGGTAACCCCTACTCAACGAATACAAACCACCTCTGATGACAGCAAGAGAAAAATACAACCCTTTTCAATCTTTCTCTTCATTATCAGTCAGGACTGACATACAACAGGCTCTTGTCACAGGCGGTAACATCTGCAACACAGCGGGATTAAATTATGTTGAAAATCCAATCTCAGAGGAATATCCAACTCACCCCTGGAAAAGCACAAGATCCCTTCCTGTATAATTGAATAGGCTTTGGCTCCAAGCCCCTGCCAACTGCCACCCTCAATGTGTTTACAAGCTCCAAGCATCAACACACTTGTAGAAAACTGGCTCCAAAAGGGTTCTgaagctgtccccataggagaaccctttttggtttcagatagaaccctttttgtttatttgggttccatgtagaactctctgtggaaagggttctacatggaacgcaAAAGAGTTCTACtggatccaaaagggttctacctggaaccaaaaggtggttcttcaaagggttctcctacggtGACAGCCAattaaccctttttggttctagttagcacctttttttccctAAGAGTTTAGACTATCTGACTAAAAAAATATCTTAATATACAATCAAATAAACGTCAAACTCTTCATGTAATGAATTGTTAGAGATCAAATCGCCGATCAtctaaaagtatgtggaaaacGAATAGCAAGCTAAATAACGTAATTGAACAATGCCTTTTTTGATGCATTTTTACATGATCTATTTATTTGTTTACTTATGACCATTTTTCAAAATAAGTTTCCTAACCTCAGTCCTGCGTTGTGGTGAGAGGTGACCCTGGCCAGGTCTGGTCTCTGTCCTGCTATGCCCTTCAGGGGCCACTTATGGTCCATCCCTGGAGATAGGAAGGCTCCCAGCCATATTACTCAGTCGTATATGAACATGTCAGAGAGGAAGTTTAGACAAGCTGCTCTGCTTTGTGTGCCGCCAACACAGAGTGCCACCGGCATACAGATAACAGTTTGTAGTATGTTCTGTATGTCCTTGTGCTGTCTTTACTGGCGGACATCTCCACTGAAACTGTGTGATGGATCATTCTGTCACGCTCAgactgatgcacacacacacacacacacacacacacacacacacacacacttagatttTGCGTATACATTGATATATACAGGTTTTCTTTTCTGAATTTCAAACGGGAAGTACGTGAATTCAGTCAGCCCTATTTTCCCTTAGAATTCGTCTTGTGCAGTGCAGAGCTCTCTATCCAACTGTCCTTTTCAAGTTCGGTCTATTTGTTCTCCTGGCTGTGTGCTTCTTTGTAAGTCTTATGTCTCAACAGTTGCATCACAAATCTCATTCATCAGAGCCAAACCCAACATGGCTGCAGGATACATGTTCTCTTATGAGCCGTAGAGTAAAAACAAAGGAAAGGGAGCACatcataaacctctctctctctctcacacacacacacacacacacacacacacacacacacacacacacgctcacatccACACTCGCACACTCACATCCATATTCATCTAGCTGACCTAATGTTTTTGTATTGGCAGAGGAGGAGATGTTTGAATGTCTTTTTGAAAGTGACATTGCAGAGGGCATAGCAGGCGGGGTTGATGGTGCTGTTGATGTAGCACAGCCAGTAGCCGATAGTCCAGACTGTGCTGGGGATGCAGCTGGAGCAGAAGGTGTTGATGAGCACCATGACATTGTAAGGGGTCCAGGTGGCCACAAAGGCCACCAGGATGGCCATGATGGTACGGGTCACCTTCTTCTCCCGAGACGGTGGCGCTTTCTTCTTCTTGGGCGGCTGCTTGGTCATCTTCACGATTTTCCGCGCCACGTGGTTCTGCTTCTCCGTGGCGGGGACGATCTCCACCGTGGCGTTGGAGGGCGTGTAGCAGTCCCCCTTGGGAGACTTGGTCTTAATCTTGATGCAGGTGAGTTTGGAGCCGCCTGCCTTGGCCCGGTGGCGGGTTGGCTGCTGAACGAGCTCGGTGTTGCAGTTTGCTCTGGATGGCACCGCTTCTTCTTCTTTGTGGTTGGACGCCGCTGCACTGCCAGATGTAGAGTCGTTGgagctctctttctcctctccgtGGGCACAGTTGTCCCTACCCCTGTCCacaccctccatctccccctctccacccgtGGTGGACGGGCCCTTGCCGTTCTGCAGTTTACCGTCGTGCTGGTTGGCCACGTCATCTATGGCTTCGGTCCTGCACTGCCCTGTGTCCTCTGCTGTCACGTTGTTGTTGATGGGCTTGGCAGAATTACTGCACCTTGCCTGCTCGTGGGACAGGGCCTCTGGGTTGGGCCCTGACGGCTTCCTGGTCTCCTTCTTTACCCGGCTTTTACTGGCTATAGAAATCTGTATGTAGAGAATGACCATGATGATAACGGGCAGGTAGAAGGCTGCGATGGCTGTGCCGAAGGTGACTGCTGCATTAGAGAAGAACTGAATGTAACACTCCCTCTCAGGCACTGTTCGCCCGCCCACGATGAACTGCCAGAAAAGGATGGCCGGGGCCCACAGAATGAAGGACAGGACCCAGGCAGCAGCAATCATCATCCCTGCCATCTTGGTGGTCCTTTTGACAGGGTAGCTGAGGGGCTTTGTGACACAGAAGTATCTGTCAAAACTGATGATGAGTAGGTTCATGACAGATGCGTTACTCACTACATAGTCCAAGGCTAGCCACAGATCACACACCACAGGCCCTAAGGGCCAGTAGCCAATcactatgtatactgtatacaagTTCATGGAACACAGCCCGATGATTAGGTCAGCACATGCAAGGCTGAATAAAAAGTAGTTGTTGACAGTCTGTAGGTTCCTATTGACCTTAATGGAAAGCATGACCAGGATATTTCCAATAACGGTGACCAGGCTGAGGGACCCAGCCACCAATACGATGAACACCACCTCCACAGTCTTGTATGGGCTTTCGGGTTCAGTGACAGGCCCTGCGTCAGTGCCTTCTGAGGCATTCCAGTAGGTGAAGTTGGTGAAATTGAACATCTCCATTGCATCTGGTCTTGGGGATGTTATTTTATTCAGTTGGAGTTCAGGCGTTGAATCGCCTTTGCACCTAAGGAGGGAAACAGGAAAACAATGGATTAGATAATTAAGTAGCCTACATGCATCCATCAAAATTCCATTTTAGAGAAACTACTGAAAACTAGGGCTACTTCCACACATAACATCATTAACATGTATCTTTATTTAATAATAATGAATGTGTGCGACAAGGTGATTAGCGGAGATGAAAACAAAGTTGTTTACAAACAACGACGAGGACTAATGAGATTGTCGAGTTAAAACAAGACATTCGACAACTTGCTGGTGGTATACTGCTGTTGAAAACAGGCCTGGTAAACAAAAACTATTGTAGCctacatgggaggagatactttcaacaggacaacgagaCAACCAGAAGTTGGAGAGGAAGCCACATACTGTCAACAGTTACAAGAGAGACCCTTTTTGTCTCAACAAAAGAAAACACCGCAAATGAGATGTATTTCCTCCGATTGTTTACAAAAAAGCAATTGAATTGACAGACCAATACATTTGTCTCTTGTGTTGTGTTAGGTTATCTTACATGCAACAACATCTATTACCGGTAGGCGGTGATTCAGTGTAGGCCTAACAGGGTCATGCAGACCTAGCAGGAGCTCCCCACATCTACAGTAGCAATGCACTCTCTCACTATGCTGTTCCTTCCACCATTTCACTTGATGTTTTCACCCTGTACCCGATAAGCTATGTGCGTTTCAGGCAGGTAAGAGCTGGTAGTATTATATCCAGATGTGTCTCAGGCAGGTAAGAGCTGGTAGTATTATATCCAGCTGTGTTTCAGGCAGGTAAGAGCTGGTAGTATTATATCCAGATGTGTTTCAGGCAGGTAAGAACTGGTAGTATTATATCCAGATGTGTTTCAGGCAGGTAAGAGCTGGTAGTATTATATCCAGATGTGTTTCAGGCAGGTAAGAACTGGTAGTATTATATCCAGATGTGTTTCAGGCAGGTAAGAGCTGGTAGTATTATATCCAGCTGTGTTTCAGGCAGGTAAGAGCTGGTAGTATTATATCCAGATGTGTTTCAGGCAGGTAAGAACTGGTAGTATTATATCCAGATGTGTTTCAGGCAGGTAAGAGCTGGTAGTATTATATCCAGATGTGTTTCAGGCAGGTAAGAGCTGGTAGTATTATATCCAGATGTGTTTCAGGCAGGTAAGAACTGGTAGTATTATATCCAGCTGTGTTTCAGGCAGGTAAGAGCTGGTAGTATTATATCCAGCTGTGTTTCAGGCAGGTAAGAACTGGTAGTATTATATCCAGCTGTTTGGGGGACGGGCTCTGCAGCTCAAAGAAAAGACAAATTGATCCATGTGTTTTCAGGCCCCTAGTATTTTACCTTGTTTCGTggcctgtagtctatactgttaGCCTGCCTCAGACGAAGCTACCAGTCTCACGGTAAAGTGTTTGGAGGGAACATGCTCTCTGCACGTTTGCTACATCTCTGACAGTTTAATAATGGTTCCGCCGATGGCAGGGTGATCTCATTTGGTGTACAGCATCTGACTGAGTTACTCAGATTGTCTCTGAGTAATTTTTCACTTTGAGTAGTTGTTTTGTGATACTGGATGGTTCAGGGACCTGTTTGACTGTCACAATGCACAATTGGTTGATGTAAATGGGACTTAATGAGGAGGTATTGGCTGACAGGTCATTAACTGACACTGAACAGCTCCTTCTATCTTAGGTCCTTCTTTTAGGCTTATGCCCCTTTAACAGTTGAACACAGCCTCTGAATAACTAGCTATACAGTAATTTACTTATCTGCTCTGACAGAAATCCCTAATCATTGCATTAGGCACAGAGCTAAGCTGGACTAATCCCCATCAAATGTTTAAGTCCACCAATTTGTATGTTAAAACATCCAACAATACAAACAGGACACACTTGTGGCTCACTAGAGAGAAGTGGATTAGAGAAAGGAAGTGGATGATTCAGTGAGGAGAGACTGAGGATGGGGGAGTCAGTATGTCCCTCGGCACATCTTTGTCCACCTCCAGCTAACATAAGCCTTCGTCCTACACCTGAAATCTCTGCCATAAAAGCCAAAGCTTTGACCTTCCGGAACCAAACAGAGACAGTCCCAAATCCCTTCTCTGTATTACCATGGCACATAAATGTGGCTTAAGGGCCTCTAGAGAAAGTCTTCTTCTAAATGTCTCCTCACCTTGTCATGGTGACATCACCCTGCTGAAGACATTGCATTCACACTCTACGGAGCCCAGCCAGTCAGTATTTGACATTTCCCTTGAGAGGATGGGACACAGACGCCTGATGCCCGATCCGGGGCTGCAGTCTGGTTACTCATTTGACTAAATGGGTAACACCTTATTTGTAGATGCTCTAcggactatcagtaacatttcaactaactatctactaaccctaaccctagtcctaacactaaccataacccttatccTGACCCTAAACTTAAGCCTTACATTAGCCcttattttaaacctaaccctaaccctagcaagCAGTTGCTTGTCAACAGATAATTTGTTGATAGTATGGTCATTTGTAAAGTATCCGGACTATCCAAATTAAATGTGACCTAGATGGTGTTCAAcaagtgagttggggtgggcattctatgttgtgtattctaggttttgtatttctgtgtttgccCTGGTATGGTTCCAAATCataggcagctgtcgatcgttgtctctgattgagaaccatacttaggcagcctgttttcccactatgggttgtgggtagttgttttctgtgtcttaccatacagaactgttttggttttcatttatttctcttgttcttttgtattcagGTTTCGgttatatttcattaaaatatggacacttaccacgc
Coding sequences:
- the LOC110499977 gene encoding muscarinic acetylcholine receptor M2 — translated: MEMFNFTNFTYWNASEGTDAGPVTEPESPYKTVEVVFIVLVAGSLSLVTVIGNILVMLSIKVNRNLQTVNNYFLFSLACADLIIGLCSMNLYTVYIVIGYWPLGPVVCDLWLALDYVVSNASVMNLLIISFDRYFCVTKPLSYPVKRTTKMAGMMIAAAWVLSFILWAPAILFWQFIVGGRTVPERECYIQFFSNAAVTFGTAIAAFYLPVIIMVILYIQISIASKSRVKKETRKPSGPNPEALSHEQARCSNSAKPINNNVTAEDTGQCRTEAIDDVANQHDGKLQNGKGPSTTGGEGEMEGVDRGRDNCAHGEEKESSNDSTSGSAAASNHKEEEAVPSRANCNTELVQQPTRHRAKAGGSKLTCIKIKTKSPKGDCYTPSNATVEIVPATEKQNHVARKIVKMTKQPPKKKKAPPSREKKVTRTIMAILVAFVATWTPYNVMVLINTFCSSCIPSTVWTIGYWLCYINSTINPACYALCNVTFKKTFKHLLLCQYKNIRSAR